TTCACGGATTTCGACGTGACCAGGATGGGTAAACCAGAGCTGACGAGCTTTCACGCTAAAGCCGGCTCCCGATAATGCAGATTGCCCCACATGATCAAATCCTGTCCCAACATCTGCGAATGTAGCGGTCTAATTTGCGGCAGCTGGCTTTTGCAATCTAAATCAAGATTGCCAACGCCCTTGTAGCCACCGACCAAAGTCGGCGCAATGGTCAACACCAATGCATCGGCCAGTTGCGCTTTTAAAAACGCGGTTATTACCTGACTGCCGCCTTCCACCATCAGCGTTCGAATGCCTTTTTCCCAAAGCCGTTGCAGCGCTTCTGACAAATCGACACGGCCGTCGTCATCGCCTTCCAGCGTGATGATTTCGGCGTTGCCGTCGAATTCGCTATCGTCTTTTAAGCGGGTCAACACCCAGCAGTTTTTATCGGCGCGTTGGCAGAGGCGGGCCGTGGGCGGCATCCGCAGCTGGCTATCCAGCACGATGGGTTGCGGATTGTCGCCACGCCATTCGCGCACCGTTAATTGCGGGTCGTCGGTCAGCACCGTGCCGATACCGACCAGGATGCCGTCGTGCAGGCTGCGTAGTTGATGAGTCAGGCGCCGCGATTCGTTACCGCTCAAACCCAGGGTTTCGCCGGCGCGCGTAGTGATGCTGCCGTCCCAGCTTTGTGCATAACTCAGCGTGACAAACGGCCGTCTGGCTGAGTCGGAAAACGCTTGTTGGGCGGTCAGCCAGCGCTCAATCTGCTGGTTCACAATCATGCGCGGTTCTCACGCTTACCCAGGTCGCGGCAGGTTTGATTTTTAATAAGTGGTCCATGCGCCGGACTTTGGTCAGCAAATAGCCTTCGTTGTCCGCATTAACCGTGGCTTCCAGCGGAAAACGGGCGTTGATCCGGATGCCTTCATTTTCCAAAGCTTGAATCTTTAACGGGTTGTTGGTCATCAGGCGTATCGATTTGACGCCTAGTTCTTCCAGGATACGGGCCGCCAACGAATAATCTCTCTCGTCGGCACCGTGGCCCAACAACAGATTGGCATCCACCGTGTCGTAGCCCTGGTCTTGCAGGTTGTAGGCGCGCATTTTTTGCAACAGGCCGATGCCGCGTCCTTCCTGACGCAGATAAACCAAAACGCCGGCACCCTGGCCGGCGATCAATTGCAAGGAGCGGTCCAGTTGTTCGCCGCAGTCGCAACGTCTGGAACCCAGTACATCGCCGGTAAAACATTCGGAGTGGATGCGCACCAAGACATTGTCGGCATCGCTGACGCTACCCATCACAAACGCCAGATGTTCTTTGTTATCCAGGGTGTTGCTGTAATAGCAGAGTTGAAAGTCGCCATACGCCGTGGGAATTCGGGTGCTGGCGAGTCGGGAAACGGTAGATTTGGACATGGTGTTCGATAAATGCTTAATTCCTTTCAATAGTCAATTTATGTGCCATTTTTCAAGTCGTTGTTTGCGCAAACAAAAATCTGGATCACTGCTAATTGTATGTTGATATACAAACAGTAATTGCTGGATGGTTGTTGATTTACAAGCTAATCGGCAGAAATTTGGCGATGGGTGCGGTGTCTTTAGTTAAAGCTGATTTTAAAAAGGGATAAATAAGTAACACATGGCTAAAAACCAAATCGACACCATCAGCTTGGGGATAATTCTCGGATGGTGCGTTTGGTCCAGTGCATAAAGCCAAGTCAAAGCGGCCAAGCCAATATTGCCCACGGGTAGAATCAATACCGCGCGAATGCCTAGGATAGGGTGCAGCATCGCAATAGGTACCAGCGTCAGCAGTGTAAACAGTGCTTCCAGAGTCAGCAAATCAGCCAACAGCAAATGCTGTTGGCTGATGCCCAGTGAGGTATACAAAGCTTGCAGGGGTTTGCGGCCGATACGAAGGGTAATTTCCAGGCTAGACGTTTGCAGCAGCAACGGAACCACGCCGATTAGCAGTAAACCGGTAGCTACCGGTGCTTGTAAGCCAATCCGCTGCCAGATATTGCCGAACCAGACGACGGTGCCCAGATAAATCAGCAGCGGCAAGTGGGCGCTGAGTTCGTGGTGCTGCAGCAGGCTACGTAGATTGATCAGTACTAGATTGATGAACGGACGATAGTGAGGGGATAGTTTGGCGAAATGACGGCTTGGATCGGGCTTATCGGTCACTATCCGCTTACGCCATCGGGTTTGTAATCTGGCTGCAGAGACTGGGCCGGCTAAAAGTAAAACCGCCACCGCAATGCCGGAACCGTCAATGCCGTGTATTTCTAGCGCGCAAAGCGAGATAGCGAAGGTCAAAAATGCAAACAACGTCGCGCCACGCAACAGCCCTTGTTGAATAAGCAATAACTGCGCGGCCAATGCCGCGGCCAGCAGGCAGTCAGCATCAAAATCCCGAATGGCGTGATAGCGACTGAATTCGTAGGCGATAAACGGCAGTAACAGCGGCAAATCGGCGATTAACAACAGACATGCGTCGAGCTTTGTTTCCAAGGCCCCGATATGGGGTAATGAACGCAGATAATGCCATGGCGCGCCGCCGCGTAGCGCGTCTGCTTGCACCGACGTCCAGGCCGCCGCCAGCACTGACATGCCCAGCCAAGCCGGAAATGTCTCGGACCCGGTCAACAGGTAGTCAACCGGTTTGGCCAAGACCTGTATCTGCGCCGCTAACGGCATATCCGCCGGCGACAGACTAAACAGCAACAAACACCAGATTTGCCAGCGCCGAATCAGCAAATTCAGGCTGGCATCGGCGTAAAAGCGTAAACGCCAGCCCAACAACCGGAAAAATAACGCCATGCCGCCGGGCGCAAACGATTTCACGACAACGACAGGGTCCGCTCCGGAATGATGTCGAACCCCTGCCGTTGAGCTGGTTCGTGGCAAGACAGGATAATCAGGCGTTGCCGGGCCTGCTCCCTCAGAACCTGTTGTAGCGCCACCAGTGAGCCGGCATCCAGGCCATTGCTCGGTTCGTCCAATAGCAATATTTCCGTATCGGCGGCGATGCTGCCAAGCAATAAAATCTTGCGGGCCGTGCCAAGCGACAGTTGATCGAAGCGGGTCTGCAAGTGTGTGTGCAGTTGAAAACCATCCATCAGCTGATCTAAAACCTGGCGATTCAGTTGTCCGCGTACGGACGCTAACAGCCCCAGCCAGTCTTGGCCGGTGAGAAACGGAAACACCGGGCAGTCGGCGGGACAGAAGCTTAAGCGTCGCCGTGCCGACAACGGGCTGTTTCTGAGGTCGGCGTCGCCGACAAATACTTCGCCGGCGTCGGCGGCCAGCGCGCCGGCCAGCATCGCCAGCAAGGTTGATTTGCCCACGCCATTGGGGCCGGCGATTAAATAAATACCGGGGCTACTCCAGGCAAACGAAAAGTTTGCAATGACTTGTTTCCCGGGAAAGTGTTTTGTTAAGGCAACGGCGCGTAACATGGGCAATTGAAGATGCGAAGATGTTTAGATTATCGATGCTTCATTTCACGATCCGGTTTGTAAGCATTTCCATTGTTGCCTGGTGTGCATGCACTAAACGCGAAATTTGCTTAGCCGTTTCACAGCTTCGTGTAAGGTAGCATCGTCTTTGGCAAAGCAAAACCGGACCAAGCCTTCACCGGCGCTGCTTTGGTAAAACGAGCTGCCCGGAATGCTGGCAACACCGGTCTGTGACAATATAGCCAGCGCCGCGGCTTTGGCGGTCGGATAACCAAAGTGGCCGATGTCGGCTAATACGTAGTAAGCGCCTTGCGGTACTAAGGGCGTCAAACCAGCCGCATGCAAGCCGGCGCAAATGATGTCGCGCTTGCGTTGATACTGCGTCCTGAGCTGCTGAAAATAGTCCGGCGGCGCCTGCAAACCGGCGGCCGCACCGTATTGCAAAGGCGACGGCGCGCAAACATAAAGTAAATCGTTAACCAAATTTATCGCCTGCGCCAATGCCGGTTCGGCGACCGCATAACCCAGCCGCCAACCGGTAATGCTAAAGGTTTTGGAAAAGCCCATGATACTGACCGTACGCTTGGCCAGATTGCCGACACTGGCCGGGGAAATATGCGGCACGCCGTCGTAGGTGATGTATTCGTAGATTTCGTCGGAAATGACCAGCAAATTGTGCTGCTCGGCCACGCGCTCGATGATTGCCAACTCGGCGGCACTGAAGAGTTTGCCGCTGGGATTACTGGGTGTGCAAACCACGATTGCCCGGGTATTGGGTTTTAGGGCGGCACGCAACGCCGCTTCGTCAAGCGCAAAAGTCGGCGGCGCCAAGGTTAAAAACTGTGGCTCCAGGCCGTTGAGCAGAATCGTATTCAGATGGTAACCGTAGTAAGGCTCCATCAGCAAAATACCGTCGCCTGGGTTTAACAGCGCCGTCAAGGTGGCTGCAAACGCGCCGGTAGTGCCGCCGCTAATCACGATCTGACTGTCAGGATCGACGTCCAAACCATTGTCGCGCTTAAGCTTGGCGGCAATCGCCTGCCGTAATGGCGGCACGCCTTCCGAGGCAGTGTAGGTATTGAGGCCGTCTTGAATAGCCTTGATCGCGCCGTCCCGCACCAGGGCCGGCGCCGGCAAATCGCCTAAGCCCTGCCCCAGATTGATCCCGCCGATGCGTTCGCATTCGCGGGTCATCAAACGGATATCGGACGGTTTAAGATTGGCAATCCGGTTAGCAGCGGGAAAAGTCATCGGCATATGTTGTAACAGTCGTTTAAAAAGAAGCGCCTTGACGGCGCTTGAGAGGGAGGAGAGCCCTGAATGGATTAAAACCGCCGCGTCCAACCAAATTGCAGCGAAAACTGGCTCATCGACAAATCGATGGACTGGCCCGGACTCAATGGATTCGGGCCGGTAATGGTTTTCTGTGGCGAATACATGAATGCAAAACTGAGTTCGTCCTGTTTGCTAAGCGCGTGACTTAAGCCGCCAGTCAAGTGCCATTCCTGGACGCCGGGCGCCAGAATATTGAACAGCACCTCGGAGCCTTCAATGGGTTGCTGCCCATAACTCAGGCCACCGCGCCAAATCCAATCCGGGCTTTGCTGCCACTGCACCCCGGCTTTATAAATCGTCATGTCGTTCCAGCCAAAACCTCGGCCGTCGGCGTGCCCCAGCAAATTGCCCTGAAAGGTGTTGCCGACCGATTTAATTTCACTGTAGCGGATATGCTCGACGTCAAAATTGGCGGTCAGCGCTTTGCTAACGTCCCAGGACAAACCGACATTGAAGCTGTCCGGAATATCAAAACCACCGCCCTGGGCAAATAAGCCGGAGTAGCGTTCAAACTTGGACATATAGATGCGGCTTTTGTAAGACGCACCCAATCGCAAACCCGGCGTTAACTCGGCTAATCCGCCTACCCGGAAGCCGGCGCCGAAAGAATAATCGCGCCCTTGATCCGATAAGTGATCCGGTTCACTGGAAAAACCGAATTGACCGAATGTATTCAGGCCTCTGGCCTTGAAAGTCTGCGCCGCGAAAATCGGCGAAATCCCCAATGCATACCGGCCTTTGGCAAACGAATGCGCATAGGTGCCCACAATAAACGCTTGCGCCATATCGATACCGGTGCGGCCGGCGCCGAAGGTACCGTTCGCGCCGGTAAACAAGCCATTACCGTTAACTAATGGTTTGTAATCGGTGTTCATACCACCATTGCCGTACATCGCTACACCGAGGGTTTGCTCGGCATCCAATTTGTAACTCCAACCTAGGGTCGGCACCGGAAAATACTCGCTGTCGCTTTCGACCGACCCGGTCGCCAACATGCCGCGGCCGTTTACGCGGTATTCACGATGCGGGCTGAATAGTTCAAATTCCAAATCCAGGCGATCACCCACATAGGCCAGACCCGCCGGGTTTATCGCCGAGACAATCGCATCCTGCGCAAAACCGGTACTCGCTCCCGCCAAGGCTTTGCTCCGGGCGCCGTAGCTGTGGGCAAAATAGCCGTTGGTGGCATTCGCGGCGGGCACGCACACAGCCAGCGCGGTAAAAGAACCCAACAAGGCCCATGATATTTTTGCAAACGACATAAAAGGTTTCCCTGTGTGACAAGCTTAGGGAAATTCTATCGAGCGCCAGACTCTCTTTAAAAACGATATATTTCGATGTCTATTTCAGATATTGGCATAAAGACAAGATGCGTAAGACGCACTGCACGTTGTTTTTATCTTCAGGCCAGACACAGCACATTGAGCTGATTCTGCATAAACACCTGAGCAGCAATTGTTGCTAGTTGAGCAGCATATTGCCCTTCGTATCCATATAAACCATCCCCAGGTTGCGCCGGGTTTGCGGCCTACCGTTAAACGGCACAGCTCTTGCTGAGCTCAGCTCCTATTGAAATCAATCAGCGCCGAAAATCCCAGTAGCGACATTGGCCAACCGGCCAGCATTGGCGGCAGACAGCCTATTTTGACCCGTACCGAACCCTACACCTATTTCAAACCAACAGGAGTTGACATGCACAAATTGCTATACCGAACGGCCGGTTTAACCGCGCTTATTTTCACTGGCTGTAGTTCGCTGCAGCAAAACAGCATCCAATTAGCCAGCGATGCCGCGGGCGTCACGAACCTCAAATCCATCGAATTTAGCGGCACCGGCCGTTGGTACCAATTCGGCCAGGCGCCGAATCCCGACCTGCCCTGGCCGCCGTTTGCCGTCAAAAACTACACCGCCGACATCAATTACGAAACCGCCAGCGCCCGCGTGCAAATCAGCCGTTTGCAAGAGATTGAGCCGGGGCGGAATCGGCCGCAACCCACCGAGCAAAAGGTTGATC
The window above is part of the Methylomonas sp. ZR1 genome. Proteins encoded here:
- a CDS encoding ATP-binding cassette domain-containing protein — encoded protein: MLRAVALTKHFPGKQVIANFSFAWSSPGIYLIAGPNGVGKSTLLAMLAGALAADAGEVFVGDADLRNSPLSARRRLSFCPADCPVFPFLTGQDWLGLLASVRGQLNRQVLDQLMDGFQLHTHLQTRFDQLSLGTARKILLLGSIAADTEILLLDEPSNGLDAGSLVALQQVLREQARQRLIILSCHEPAQRQGFDIIPERTLSLS
- a CDS encoding pyridoxal phosphate-dependent aminotransferase, translated to MTFPAANRIANLKPSDIRLMTRECERIGGINLGQGLGDLPAPALVRDGAIKAIQDGLNTYTASEGVPPLRQAIAAKLKRDNGLDVDPDSQIVISGGTTGAFAATLTALLNPGDGILLMEPYYGYHLNTILLNGLEPQFLTLAPPTFALDEAALRAALKPNTRAIVVCTPSNPSGKLFSAAELAIIERVAEQHNLLVISDEIYEYITYDGVPHISPASVGNLAKRTVSIMGFSKTFSITGWRLGYAVAEPALAQAINLVNDLLYVCAPSPLQYGAAAGLQAPPDYFQQLRTQYQRKRDIICAGLHAAGLTPLVPQGAYYVLADIGHFGYPTAKAAALAILSQTGVASIPGSSFYQSSAGEGLVRFCFAKDDATLHEAVKRLSKFRV
- a CDS encoding OmpP1/FadL family transporter, with the translated sequence MSFAKISWALLGSFTALAVCVPAANATNGYFAHSYGARSKALAGASTGFAQDAIVSAINPAGLAYVGDRLDLEFELFSPHREYRVNGRGMLATGSVESDSEYFPVPTLGWSYKLDAEQTLGVAMYGNGGMNTDYKPLVNGNGLFTGANGTFGAGRTGIDMAQAFIVGTYAHSFAKGRYALGISPIFAAQTFKARGLNTFGQFGFSSEPDHLSDQGRDYSFGAGFRVGGLAELTPGLRLGASYKSRIYMSKFERYSGLFAQGGGFDIPDSFNVGLSWDVSKALTANFDVEHIRYSEIKSVGNTFQGNLLGHADGRGFGWNDMTIYKAGVQWQQSPDWIWRGGLSYGQQPIEGSEVLFNILAPGVQEWHLTGGLSHALSKQDELSFAFMYSPQKTITGPNPLSPGQSIDLSMSQFSLQFGWTRRF
- the ribA gene encoding GTP cyclohydrolase II, whose translation is MSKSTVSRLASTRIPTAYGDFQLCYYSNTLDNKEHLAFVMGSVSDADNVLVRIHSECFTGDVLGSRRCDCGEQLDRSLQLIAGQGAGVLVYLRQEGRGIGLLQKMRAYNLQDQGYDTVDANLLLGHGADERDYSLAARILEELGVKSIRLMTNNPLKIQALENEGIRINARFPLEATVNADNEGYLLTKVRRMDHLLKIKPAATWVSVRTAHDCEPAD
- a CDS encoding RibD family protein; translated protein: MIVNQQIERWLTAQQAFSDSARRPFVTLSYAQSWDGSITTRAGETLGLSGNESRRLTHQLRSLHDGILVGIGTVLTDDPQLTVREWRGDNPQPIVLDSQLRMPPTARLCQRADKNCWVLTRLKDDSEFDGNAEIITLEGDDDGRVDLSEALQRLWEKGIRTLMVEGGSQVITAFLKAQLADALVLTIAPTLVGGYKGVGNLDLDCKSQLPQIRPLHSQMLGQDLIMWGNLHYREPALA